The sequence ATAAAGGTGAAGCAGCTCAGGGTACTAGTTTTGTGAGGGGTGGACTGAAATAGGTTTGGAGTGCCCTGAGTCAGGGATGGGAAAAGTCTGAGAAATGGCATGTGGTTGGAAAAACTTTCCTTGATACAGCAGATATTTCCACAGTGAGCTACAGAACCTCAACACAGCCTCAGAagtcaccccactgccccccccaacaTGGTCTCATTCACATATGCATTTCATACACATTTCCTCTCCCATATACACACACCCAAAACACACCACCCCATTTTTGTTCGCACATGCACacccgtgcacacacacacgcttgcACACTCTCCCACCAACCCACACACATGCAAACCACTCCAAGTGGAATCTAGATTTGTAAACTGTTGACCACATccataaacaaacttgtttaaaaTTAGACTCTTGCAGTAAACAGTGGGCAGTACTGGGAGCCTGAGGAAAGTGCTTTCTGCCAGCTCTAGGTCTGGCCCATCCTGGCCTTTCTTTTAGATCCCATGTTGTATTTACTTTGGAGACGTGCTGAGGCAGCCTGGGATGCAGACTGGAGCCTGGCTAACCCGCTCCCTCGGCTCCTACTGCAATTCCTAACATTCAGTTCCTAACTTGGGTGATGTTTTATTCAATGGaaatggaaggggaggggagattttTGTGGTTTAGAAACTAATCTGGCAGGGTGGCATTGACATTAGCCCCCACACCGTACTTTTTTACCCACATGTAGCTTCCTTTCCCCCTTAGATGAACTACATTAGAGTGAGTGGCTACCTGCAGTAACTTTGGGTACCTCCCCTTGCAGCTCTTCAAGCTAGCAGTTTATATGGAAGATGCCTCTGTGCAGCACATGGGCCTGTATGGTATGTGACGTAAAGAGGCAGGATGCCTCAGTGCTGTACATGTGTTGAGGTCATACCGGTCTTACATACAGCTGCAGATGACGGTTTAGTACCAGCTCTGGCCAGAACCTGGTAGATCAGGTGAATGTTCTAATTGTCAATCCTATTATAGCCCTGAGTGCTAAGCCATCTTCTGGCTTTGCAGAGTTCCTGGAGAGCGTTGCTGCCATTTATCAAGATCTGTTGACTGGTAAGAATCCGAACACTGTGATTGTGCCAACATCATCCTCTGGGCAGCACCGTTCACGCCAGGCTCCAAGTGAGTGCAGCCCTCTTGATGGGGTGGAGGCATCTCTGTTCTACCACTGCCTAGAGTCCCTCTGTGATAGGTCAAAATACAGGTAAGGAGTGGGGGCAGACTCACAGCCAGTACCTGGAAGATTGTTTTAGGAAGGGTGGAGCTCTGAGGAACTACAGGGCTTTGCATCAGCTGTGGACCCCTCTAAGCCTCCTTGAATGGGTGTGAAGGGAGAGAACTCTGTGtaacaggcctaacaaagaaagagaaattaTTTCACAGACATAAGCATTGAGGGGGTTTAGCTGATCATCGAGGTAAATGGTTCGCATTGGGACTATGCTTTCCTTTGGAGATTGTCCTTCTGCCCTGACCTCCTCGGCTATGGAAAAGGCTCAGTAGGCAAAGTGTGTTCACAATAGGGAATGAGCAAAACACTGTTGGCTTCCTGGAGGTGGGAGTGGTAGGAAAGGTCTCTTAGCATCAGAGAAGTTTGTAGAGGTTTGTATAGGTGCAGTAGCTAGTCACTAAGATGCAGTGTACagtataactagggccctaccacaTTCATgcccatgaaaaatgcgtcatggGCAACTAAATCTGgcctccccccatgaaatctggtcttgtgtgtgcttttaccctatactatacagagttcatgggggagaccagcatttctcaaattggaggtcctgatgcaaaaggaagttgcaggcggggtcacaaggttattttaaggggattgaagtattgccacccttatttctgtgctgtctTTGGAGCTGAGCAGTCAGAGAACGGCAGCTGTTAGCCAGGCGCCCAACTCTGAAGGTAGCATCCTGCGAGCAGCAGCGCAGACGTAAGGGTAGCAATACGATACCataccatccttacttctgcgctgctgctggcagcggctctgcctttagagctggactCCCgaccagcagccgccactctccagttgcccagctctgaaggcagcatcgccaccagcagcagtgcagaagtaagggtagcagtactgcaacctccCTTACAACATCATGAAACTTCAGacttaaatagctgaaatcatgaaatttacgattttaaaaattcgatgaccatgaaattgaccaatatggactgtgaatttggtagggtcctaagtATAACACCAGGCAGCTTGTGGGGAAGCAAAAGGCTTTCAAGCATAGTGCTCCAGCAGCAAACTAgcactgcagggaggggccatGGCTCACAAAGATGCCTGTTAGAAgtatgacaagtttcagagtagcagccatattagtctgtatctgcaaaaagaaaaggagtacttgtggcaccttagagactaacaaatttatttgagcataagctttcgtgagctacagctcacttcatcggatgcatgccgtggaaaatacagtggggagatttatatacacagagaacatgaaacaatgggtgtttccaTTCACACTGTAAcaacagtgatcaggtaaggtgagctattaccagcaggagagcggggtggggggggcggcagggggaaacaccttttgtagtgataatcaaggtgagccatttccagcagttgacaagaacgggtgacagagtaacagccgtgttagtctgtattcgcaaaaagaaaaggagtacttgtggcaccttagagactaaccaatttatttgagcatgagctttcgtgagctacagctcacttcgctgtagctcacgaaagctcatgctcaaataaattggttagtctctaaggtgccacaagtactccttttctttttaagaacgggtgaggaacagtagggggggaaataaacacggggaaatagttttactttgtgtaatgacacatccattcccagtctttattcaagcctaagttaattgtatccactttgcaaattaattccaattcagcagtctctcgttggagtctgtttttgaagattttttgttgaagaattgccacttttaggtcgtAATCatgtgaccaaagagattgaagtgttctccgactggtttttgaatgttataattcttgacgtccgatttgtgtccatttattcttttacgtagagactgtccagtttggccaatgtacatggcagaggggcattgctggcacatgatggtgtatatcacattggtagatgtgcaggtgaacgagcctctgatagtgtggctgatgtgattaggccctaggatggtgtctcctgaatagatatgtggacacagttggcaatgggctttgttgcaaggataagttcctgggttagtgtttttgttgtgtggtgtgtggttgctggtgagtatttgcttcaggttggggggctgtctgtaagcaaggactggcctgtctcccaagatctgtgagagtgatgggtcgtccttcaggataggttgtagatccttgatgatgcgttggaggggttttagttgggggctgaaggtgacggctactggcgttctgttattttctttgttgggcctgtcctgtagtaagtaacttctgggtactcttctggctctttcatccagaccacaccacatgatccattgtctacagccaagctctacgattcagccgcatttgctccaacccctcagacagagacaaacacctacaagatctctatcaagcgttcttacaactacaatacccacctgctgaagtgaagaaacagattgacagagccagaagagtacccagaagttgcctgttgccaactgtgtccacatatctatttaagggacaccatcatagggcctaatcacatcagccacactatcagaggctcgttcacctgcacatctaccaatgtgatatacaccatcatgtgccagcaatgcccctctgccatgtacattggccaaactggacagtttctacgtaaaagaataaatggacacaaatcggacgtcaagaattataacattcaaaaaccagtcggagaacacttcaatctctttggtcactcgattacagacctaaaagtagcaattcttcaacaaaaaaacttcaaaaacagactccaacgagagactgctgaattggaattaatttgcaaagtggatacaattaacttaggcttggataaagactgggagtggatgtgtcattacacaaagtaaaactattttcccatatTTATTTCCCCCCGTACTGTTCCTCAcccgttcttgtcaactgctggaaatggcccaccctgattatcactacaaaaggtgttcccctcccctcccccccggctctccttctggtaatagctcaccttacctgatcactgttgttacagtgtgaatggtaacacccattgtttcatgttctctgtgtatataaatctccccattgtattttccacggcatgcatccgatgaagtgagctgtagctcatgaaagcttatgctcaaataaatttgttagtctctaaggtgccacaagtactccttttctttttgttagaagTATGCTTTGATTATGGAAGGTATTTCAGTGGTACTCATTGTcttggtatctgagcacccaggcACATTCATAAAGTTGTTCTCACAACAGCCCCAGGAGCTTGAATCTATCATTAACTCATTGTACTAATGAGGAGTTCAGGCACCGAACAaacaagtgacttgtccaagggaGTCTATTAGAGGCAGCAGTACACCCATAGATCACCAGAGTCACAGTCCGGTGCCCAGTCTACAAGACTGTTCTTCCTTCAGCACAGCATAGAAGAACACCAGGCCTTACAGATACAGATTTCTGTATCCTCATCTGCTAAGATTCCTATTTGTCCAGGTAGATGGAATGTGCCCTTCCAGAAGGCTTTCTCCTCTCCTTGGACTGAAGGCAATTATGGCTGATTTTGGGGATCTACCCTAGCTTGAAGGTCTTGCTTAGCAAAAGGCAACAGGTGGAAGTACCAGTTTACTTCCTCCAATCCATTCCAGGAGGATATAGTCAGGGAACACAGCTAGGGCTGCTTCAGGGTGGTCAGATATCAGGGAGTTAGAAGGATGAAGATGTTCTATGATTCATGCCAGgttttattttcctctctcttcttctcCATCTAGCTGTCCCCCATCTGCCCTTGTCAAAGAGGTGCTGAGCAGTGTACAGAGACTGACCTTCTATGGATTCCTTATGGCTCTTGCAAAGCATCATGGGATCAACAGAGCCCTAGGTAAGGAGAGGAACAGAGCCCTGTGGATATGGCCCTAGGTTTTTCCTCGTTCTGCATTTTTTGTGGAATTTTCTGTAGAATCATGCAGCAGATTTTAAATTATCATTGAAAATAAAGGTCTCCCTCCCTTGTGGTCACAAATGAAACCTTatgaaacaaatgaaaacatAGTCTGATGCAGCAACATCTGTCTGAGTCTGCAGAATGCCTGAAACAATAGGTCTAGGGAGTATTGAGATTTGAGATGTTGACATTGACACCGATAATAGCAGTACTGTTAACTATTTACTTGCTGATCATTTTAACAGAAATATCCATCtaatttaatgtgtttatccaTTCATGTTGGAAGGCACAGGTAGTGCATCGGGGGCGAGTAAGACCGCTCATTGTTCTCAGAAGTTGCTAGGGTGGGGAACTGAGTTCAAGTCTCCTTTCCCCCAAATGTTAAATGATCTTCATCTTTGGCTACAagtgaaaaggaagaaaaaaatgcatCCTCATCCCCAATACCTCCCTGGGGCCAAAgaccaaactgcctcccagacctTCCCAACTGTCTCCCACCCCAACTGCTGAGCCTCCAGCTTTCCCAAATAACCCCTCCAAGGCAGTTATATGTTGTCAGTTCAAAAACCTGTGCAATATTAAAGATGTGGGGCCTATGTAAAATACATTGAATTTATTGTCAGAAAAAGGCACAAGGGAAACTGAATTGGTTGGCTTGTTCAGGGTCATATTTAATGTTGTCACATCCTCCCATTGTGAACATATTTGAAGCTGCTGGAGAATTCTGCACCAGACTGGGTTGGAACCCAGGGGAAGAAGGGGGCTGGCTGTAAAgtgtcagccctgggtggtgcagaGCACATGGCCTCTCACAGCTCGGTCCCATTCCTCTGATGCGCAGGTCAGTGTTATCCAAGAGCAGGGGAACTGGACTGCTCCTTGCCTATGCCTCATTTTTATAGGTTTCAAACTCTTTATTCCATGCAGATCCCCTGTTCCTTGCTTgtgcttccccttcccttccGCAAAAGTGAACAGAGGTCACTTGTTGGCTGAGTTTAACAGGCTGAACCTGTAACCCCAAGGCTGTCTCAGGGCTTAGGAGGAATATCTGGATGCCTGGGGCTTTCCACCTCTTAGTCTTCACATGATGAGACCCAATCAACAGGACTTCCATCCTATTGGACAGTTTCTCCCTCTAGTTCCAGGGTTGATTCTCCAATAGTCCCCATACTTCAGAGAAGAGCCTCAGGGGAAAGTAGCTTCCCCTTCCTGAAATGCTTGCTCCTTCTCACAGGTGTGTGTCTTGGCAGAGAGCTGAGCCTGGTTGAGCCTCCGCCCTCTACAGACCATTTGACCTGTGAATACTCCTCTCAGGCAGGGCTGtttaccaaacaaacaaaaaacaacacagagATTATATATCAAAGGGACATGAATACAACCCAGCAATCCCCTCTGCGAACAGACTTAGAAAACAGTGTATTCACTGGAGAAGGTGATGCCTGGATTGCACCAAGCAAGGCTTTTTCCCCTTAGCTCTATGAAATCCACTTCCAGCAAGgtggaaaaaaaacagatggGCTGAGAAATCCCTGCCCACAGCTTCCATTGTACCTTGTTCAAAGTCTGTGGGTTTTCCTTTCCATTAACACAGCCCTGGCctctggccccctgccagcctcctGCTGAGGCCTCTCATGGGAGGGGTAGCAGCCGCAAGTCTAACAGGTGCAGCATCTTGGCAAGGAAGAAGGATTCTTCTCCTACTGTCTTTTAAGCTTTCTTGCATGATGATTTGAATAGTCTTTGGGCTGCAGGGGATCACAGGCTCCCCAATGccctgcagcaagggcagttccAGGCGAGAGCTTCAGAGGCAAAGGAGCTTTCAATCAGGGCCCTGTGTTCTTTAGTCTCACTGGGGCCTCGCAGGAAGCTGCCGGGCTAGTAGAATAGGGATGGGGATTAGAGTGATTTATTCTGGCTGGGGCACCATTGATGAGTTTGTCAGGCAGATTGGAATCTGCAGCCTAACTCCAGTGTCAATATTGATTCATTAATCCTTTTGAGAGTTATTTACCAATTCTCCCAAGTAATTCAAGTGCCCCAGAGACCTCACTACATGTTCTGCAAATGCAGAAACAAGCCCAGGCTTTATCTGACTTATTCTTCTAATTAGGCCCATGGCAAGCAGCAGGTTGGAGCACTCCTGGGCTTCTCGGTCATGGTGACAGGAGCACTAGAGCATCTGGCTTCTCTGGTGGTTGTGGGGGCCCCCCAAACTGGAATAAATTGAGGGTCAGCTGTCGTTGGTGTGGGTTCTTATTTGGTGCCCATCACTGCAGTAGCTGAATGCCTCTGACAAGGCTCCTATAAAGGAGTGCATGAatccccaggccctgcctcctTGGGGAAcaagagaccagggctattaacCAAATCCAGATCTCCCACATAGTAGTATAAAGCACTTACCCCAAAGACACTGACTGTGGCATCTAGGTTTCATGCACAGCAGAGCACACCCCACTGAGCCATTGGTCCAGCTCTGCAATTGTTCTGAAGCCTTGTTTATACTTGGGGTTTTGCTCTGGCAGTGTCCTGGCCAGGGCAAGGCAGTTCCTATCCTCTTTGTGTTGGCCTGGCCCACATCCTTCCTGGATCTGTGTACAGGGGGGAGTTAACCACAGGTTTAGAAGAAGGGACTTCCTAACAGACTGCTGCCCTCCTTTCCAGTGTAACTCAGTGTGAACCCTGAAGCATCAACAGGCACAGTCACCTGACCACACTGCACATGCCTCATCCTGAATAGGGATATACCAGCCCCAGTTAACATGCCCTCGTCAATATCCTGGTCTTACAGTGAGAAATGGGGGAGATGATCTCTGACCCATCCTACTGGGCCCATCCCTCTTGcaccctggcagcagctgctgacagAGTGTGGCCCATCCACTTATCTGCAGTTCCTCAGATCTCATAGAAAACCAGGGTTGGGCCTGACAGCCTTCCTGTCCCTGGGAATATACTAGAGGTGCTGTCTGGGGTGCGGAATGGTTTAGCCCCAGGCCTGAGCTCAGAGCTGCCACAAGCACTGACAAATCTGCTCTCCCAGCCACAAATTTCTGAGTCTCTGAGATTCagccctgtctatgctgtaaCTGCTACCTGAGTGTGTAACAGTCAGTGACATACTTTGCTCTAAAGCTGGTTTGTGCCCACAGAACAGGGTCAATGCTCTGATAGTGACTATAGCTGCTAACTGGGTGCTGTGTTTGGCAGTGGACCAGGCCCTTGTACAGTTATTTTGCACAGTGGCTGGGACCCCCAATCGTGCCTGTGTAACTTTTTTGGCTCGTCCTCTTTTCTCCAGCTCTGTGTGTAGTAGGACATCCCAGAGTGCATGCCCCATGTACTGCTAGTACTGCTCTCTATGCATGTCCTCTGGGTATTCTGTCCCCTGCtgcagcactctgggatagctgccTGGATTTTCTCAGAATGCTCTGATACCAGTAGAGTCAGGCAGCCTCGTGAGTGTGACTGTGCAAACACATTTGACACATGGCTGTACTGTGAAAAAGGCGGCTGTGTCGCATCAGCAGAGTGTGCCATGCACAGGTCACAAAGACTTCTGTGCCTTAGTGCGGACAACGCCTTACATTCAGGCTGAGCTGGGCTGTGTCAGTGAACAGTGTACAGCCATAGACCAGGTGGGAAGGAGGGCCTCCTCTCTTTTGTAGATCTGATACTGCATAGCTCTATGCTATAGAGTCCTTGAACTCTATTGTGCATGGAGCCTGTTCCCACATGGCCACCCTCTGCATTGAGTGTtttcttgctgctgttttccAGGGGCTCTGCCAGATAAAGGAGACCTGCTTCTTGACCCTCCCATGGATAAGGAATTGGAGAACTTGTAAGTGCAGTTGTCCAGAGTGGGAAGGAAGGTGGCAGATCCAAGGCAGCATGATGGGAGCCTGGGGTTGGGAGCTGTCCCCTTTCCTCTCACCCAGCCATAGGACAATGGAGCAGTTGATGAGGCAGTCCTTCAGCCTAGGCAGCAAAGGCCCTTTTGTGGAGTGTTCCTAGGTGTAGCAGACTAAGTTGTTGGGATGGTCTTCAAATGCAGAGAAGAGACCTGTCTGCAGGGAGACACAGAGGCAGTGGAGAACCCCAAGCAAAGGACCTTTTATTGTGGAGGATCAAGTCTCATGCAGTGGTGAAAATAGCAAGACAGTTGGGGAAGTAGAGGCTGTGACTTGGGGAGAGGaacctaagaatggccataatgggtcagaccagtggtccatctagcccaatatcctgtcttctgacagtggacagtgccaaatgtttcagaggaaatgaacagagcagagcaattattgagtaatccatcccctgccatccagtcccagcttctgacagagATTTAGGAACACCGAGAGCATGGGGTTGACCTATTGAAACATGAGGAAGGAGTGACAGAATCAAAAGCCAGACAGGATCCATCTGCCAGGTACCACTGCAGAGCGTTCCCTGGTCTGCTGTAAGCATCTCTCCCTGTGTTACAGGACTAGTTCTGTGAGATCAGCTCTGGATCTGTGATCCTATCCTGGGCTTGCTCCAGACCTGCTGCTGAGTAAGGGGTGAATATGACAGACTAGGCCACCTGGGGTTTGTCATTTCTCTTTCAGACTATCTCAGGTTTCAGGGCTCTCCATCTCCACTCCAGCCGGCTCCAGTGGGGACATTGCGAACCTGCCTACCCGCACCTCCCCCAGAATCAGCTCCCCCTGGAAACCTCTTCACCACCGCCAGAAAGTGGATACAGAGAGCGATGGCTCCACCGACGAGACAGAATCCTCTGAGAACTAATCCCCCTCCTGGCTGTCCCTAGGCTCATGTGGGGGAACAGCACCTCATTCCAGATGCTGAAAGGTGATGGCATTGCCTCTTAAGATGGGTCCCACCCATTCTGCACCTGCATCTAGGTGCAGGTACATCCACACCATTCCCCATTACCAGGACCACCAATCCCATCCCAGCCAAAACAACACCATTCTCCTATCCCCTAATTAGCTGAGGAATCTCTCATCCAGAGGTCACTTCCAGCTGTagaaaggagtacttctggcaccttagagactaaccaaggtgccacaagtactccttttctttttgcgaatacagactaacacagctgttactctgattccagCTGTAGAGTtatgctgccctctgctggcaaaTCAGACAAACCAGTGGAAGCATGCTCTGGGAAGACCTCTCCACTCAATCTTCCTCTTACTCAGAGAGTGGTAGGAAATTTTCCTGCTGTTGGTCTCACCCTGGTGCAGTTGGACAGATTCTAGCAACAGTGGGTGTTTTGTTGTGTAACTCTGCTCAGACCTGATGTAGACAATCTGGTGGTTAGCAGCTGGTCCACACTAGTGCTTCTACTATAATTACTCCTGGCAAAGCTGCATCTGTGTGAGAGCAGTGGCAGGAGAAGTTCCTAAAATTAGAAAAGACCTAGCTGTTGTCCTCTTCACACCATCAGTGTTTTCTCCTCAGAGGGAGTGTCTAAGAGATACCAAAGTAAAAGGACACAAGGTTTCAGTTAATAAGTACTATACCATTGTAGTACTCAAGTTGTAGTTATAGTATAGATGTATGGCTCATCTGTTGTATTAGGTTATCCTCTCGGAGCCCTCTCTCTAGAGCCTGTCTCCCTGGGACCACCCTCTCTATAATTACATCAGCTAGGGAGAAGTACCTGTTATCCTCAATCCAGTATCTGGGATGACACAGCATATAAATTCCCTGGCCACAGACCTTGTGGTCCACAAACATACAGTGTCCTAACTACTGTGTTAGATAGGATGGCGTCTTGTGCATAGGGGGAAAGAAAGGGTCAGAGTTATCTTCACTAAACCGCAGTTATCTGTTGTGAGAGTGCAGGCACTAATATAGCAGCAGTGGAGTCAACATCTCTTGGATTCTGCCCCTACAAGAATGAACCCCCTCCCTTATGCATTATTACTGGATAATCAGACTATGGAACTGTAGCAGTTTAGTCTCCACTGCCCTGGAGGCCTAAACGGAGTTTGGCGTTTCATAATTTGCCTTGGTCTGCCCCATAGGCTAGTTATCTCCCCAGGGTTTCACTCTCCTGATTCTCAGGGagtctttcccccttcccctagGTTTGTGAAGTGAAGAACACCTGGAGCAGTTCATCTGAGGTTTGGGATTAAATTGGGCAATGCTACGCAGCCAAAAGTTAGGCTCCATTTAATGGCATCAGGATGGACTTGGCCCTAGAGCGATCTGTTATAAGAATAAGCTTGCTCAAATCctccccagcctgtgcccctgcaccagccccagcTGAGAAGAGCTGGTAGGAAAGTTATTTATgtattgtaatttattttatttaaactgcTGTAACGGTCCTGTCTGTCTTTGAGTAACTACACAATCGAGGGAATAAAGCACTTAGTGCAAGATGAATACTAAGTCTGGGGCTCCCACTTTGCTGTGTCATCTCTGAAGGAGTCAGCACCCCCAAACACATGAGCTAATGCAGCTCACAGCACTGTGTTTGCTGAATGGAGGAAGGTGTCAGAACACCCAACTAACCTAAGTGATAGTGTATAACCTGCAAACTGGCAATAAAGGAGCCAGTAGGTGTGGAGATCATGTTCCCAAGGAGAGCAGAAAGTACGGG comes from Lepidochelys kempii isolate rLepKem1 chromosome 6, rLepKem1.hap2, whole genome shotgun sequence and encodes:
- the CSTPP1 gene encoding centriolar satellite-associated tubulin polyglutamylase complex regulator 1 isoform X3 — protein: MALPDSSLNILTVCVKELTFCSESSASSKPHPTTGHPSYGPSGDASEQWVKMEITEILHTQHFPSVKICLQRRSTTVCCSCSALTSQWNLLRRQQEFLESVAAIYQDLLTGKNPNTVIVPTSSSGQHRSRQAPSECSPLDGVEASLFYHCLESLCDRSKYSCPPSALVKEVLSSVQRLTFYGFLMALAKHHGINRALGALPDKGDLLLDPPMDKELENLLSQVSGLSISTPAGSSGDIANLPTRTSPRISSPWKPLHHRQKVDTESDGSTDETESSEN
- the CSTPP1 gene encoding centriolar satellite-associated tubulin polyglutamylase complex regulator 1 isoform X1, which codes for MLSPERLSLPGPEYLAQRHVLTYMEDAVSQLLENREDISLYGIARFFTEYFNSVRQGTHILFREFSFIQATPHNRASFLRTFWRCFRAVGKNGDLLTAKEYHCLLQLLCPDFPVELTQKAARIVLMDDAMDCLMSFSDFLFAFQIQFYYSEFLESVAAIYQDLLTGKNPNTVIVPTSSSGQHRSRQAPSECSPLDGVEASLFYHCLESLCDRSKYSCPPSALVKEVLSSVQRLTFYGFLMALAKHHGINRALGALPDKGDLLLDPPMDKELENLLSQVSGLSISTPAGSSGDIANLPTRTSPRISSPWKPLHHRQKVDTESDGSTDETESSEN
- the CSTPP1 gene encoding centriolar satellite-associated tubulin polyglutamylase complex regulator 1 isoform X2; this translates as MEDAVSQLLENREDISLYGIARFFTEYFNSVRQGTHILFREFSFIQATPHNRASFLRTFWRCFRAVGKNGDYRNPAYSAFSLCEDLLTAKEYHCLLQLLCPDFPVELTQKAARIVLMDDAMDCLMSFSDFLFAFQIQFYYSEFLESVAAIYQDLLTGKNPNTVIVPTSSSGQHRSRQAPSECSPLDGVEASLFYHCLESLCDRSKYSCPPSALVKEVLSSVQRLTFYGFLMALAKHHGINRALGALPDKGDLLLDPPMDKELENLLSQVSGLSISTPAGSSGDIANLPTRTSPRISSPWKPLHHRQKVDTESDGSTDETESSEN
- the CSTPP1 gene encoding centriolar satellite-associated tubulin polyglutamylase complex regulator 1 isoform X4 encodes the protein MPPLFFRIVLTVCVKELTFCSESSASSKPHPTTGHPSYGPSGDASEQWVKMEITEILHTQHFPSVKICLQRRSTTVCCSCSALTSQWNLLRRQQEFLESVAAIYQDLLTGKNPNTVIVPTSSSGQHRSRQAPSECSPLDGVEASLFYHCLESLCDRSKYSCPPSALVKEVLSSVQRLTFYGFLMALAKHHGINRALGALPDKGDLLLDPPMDKELENLLSQVSGLSISTPAGSSGDIANLPTRTSPRISSPWKPLHHRQKVDTESDGSTDETESSEN